A window of Heptranchias perlo isolate sHepPer1 chromosome 27, sHepPer1.hap1, whole genome shotgun sequence contains these coding sequences:
- the LOC137344724 gene encoding gastricsin-like — MKWLIFALVCIQLSECLHKVPLHRCKSVRQILKERGELKQFLETHKYDPALKYRHLFPGYQSEVADEPLLNSFDMSYYGSITIGTPPQNFGVLFDTGSSNLWIASIYCDSPTCRNHKRFNPTQSSTYSTRRQTFSIAYGSGSLSGFFGYDTVDVAGISIPKQEFGLSQNEPGTSFYYSKFDGILGLGYPGLSAGGATTVFDGMMQDRLVSQPLFSIYLGSDPNSQDGGEVTFGGIDSRLYTGEITWVPVLQELYWLIPMQGVLLNGKPTFCTQGCQAMVDTGTSLLTAPSEELAELLQYIGAYQNQYGEYSVNCNDVPNMPSLTFVINGADLTIHPSAYVQENDGYCFPALQATYLPAPTEDGPFWILGDVFLREFYSIYDRGNNRMGFAKVA, encoded by the exons AGTGCCTTTGCACAGATGCAAATCTGTCCGCCAGATCCTGAAGGAACGTGGGGAGCTGAAACAGTTCTTAGAAACTCACAAGTATGATCCGGCCTTGAAGTACCGGCATCTCTTCCCTGGATACCAATCGGAGGTTGCAGATGAGCCGCTCCTGAATTCCTTTGAT ATGTCCTACTATGGATCCATTACTATTGGCACTCCACCCCAGAATTTTGGAGTTCTGTTCGACACTGGCTCGTCCAATCTTTGGATTGCATCCATCTACTGTGACAGCCCAACATGCA GGAATCACAAAAGATTCAATCCAACTCAATCCTCAACATAcagcacacgcagacaaaccttcAGCATTGCTTATGGCTCTGGTAGTTTGAGTGGATTTTTCGGATATGATACAGTGGAT GTTGCAGGCATATCTATACCAAAACAGGAGTTTGGCCTCAGTCAGAATGAACCTGGGACTTCCTTTTACTATTCAAAATTTGATGGAATTCTTGGTCTCGGATACCCAGGACTTTCAGCAGGGGGCGCCACAACAGTGTTTGATGGCATGATGCAGGACCGCCTGGTATCACAGCCTCTGTTCTCTATATATCTGGGCAG CGATCCAAATAGTCAGGATGGCGGTGAAGTGACATTTGGAGGAATTGACAGTCGTCTGTATACTGGTGAAATTACCTGGGTCCCTGTTCTCCAGGAATTGTACTGGCTTATCCCCATGCAAGG TGTGCTTCTTAATGGCAAGCCTACCTTCTGTACCCAAGGATGCCAAGCTATGGTTGACACTGGGACttccctcctcactgcaccaaGTGAGGAGTTAGCAGAACTGCTGCAGTACATTGGCGCATATCAGAATCAGTATGGTGAG TACTCTGTCAACTGTAACGATGTTCCAAACATGCCTTCATTGACTTTTGTAATCAACGGAGCCGATTTAACTATTCATCCCTCTGCCTACGTCCAAGAG AACGATGGCTATTGCTTTCCTGCCTTGCAAGCAACCTACCTGCCTGCTCCCACTGAAGATGGACCATTCTGGATCTTGGGTGATGTCTTCTTGAGAGAGTTCTACTCCATTTATGACAGAGGGAACAATAGAATGGGATTTGCAAAAGTTGCCTGA